From Nitrobacter sp. NHB1, a single genomic window includes:
- a CDS encoding PRC-barrel domain-containing protein, with product MAERETGNLIGSDKVEGTAVYGADRQKIGSIERVMIDKMSGKVAYAVLGYGGFLGIGDDHYPTPWASLKYDKDLSGYITNVTRDQLDEAPHYQNDAEWAWSRENDKRVYDHYQASPFW from the coding sequence ATGGCCGAGCGGGAAACAGGAAATCTTATCGGCAGCGACAAGGTGGAAGGCACGGCCGTCTATGGCGCTGATCGCCAGAAGATCGGCAGCATCGAGCGCGTGATGATAGACAAGATGTCAGGCAAGGTGGCCTACGCCGTCTTAGGCTATGGAGGCTTCCTCGGTATCGGTGACGATCACTATCCCACGCCCTGGGCCAGTCTGAAATACGATAAAGACTTGAGCGGTTACATTACAAACGTAACAAGGGATCAACTCGACGAGGCGCCCCACTACCAAAACGACGCTGAGTGGGCATGGAGTCGCGAGAACGACAAGCGAGTCTATGACCATTACCAAGCTTCGCCGTTCTGGTGA
- a CDS encoding PRC-barrel domain-containing protein yields MRLIPAVLLACALASPMAMAQNLAPTPSAAAAPVSAAGQWRASKLVGVNIYNEQNDKIGEVNDVIIDGSGKVDGVIVSVGGFLGMGEHNVMMKLDQIKFANKAGTTTTGSTSSNSKQWYPDRGTVNATKDQLKAMPQFKY; encoded by the coding sequence ATGCGATTGATCCCGGCAGTGCTTCTGGCGTGCGCCCTCGCCTCGCCCATGGCGATGGCCCAAAACCTTGCACCGACCCCGTCAGCTGCTGCGGCGCCTGTCTCGGCCGCCGGTCAGTGGAGAGCTTCCAAGCTAGTGGGCGTGAATATATACAATGAGCAGAATGACAAGATCGGCGAAGTGAATGATGTGATCATCGACGGCTCTGGCAAAGTTGACGGCGTCATTGTCAGCGTCGGCGGCTTTCTCGGCATGGGCGAACATAACGTTATGATGAAGCTGGATCAGATCAAGTTCGCCAACAAGGCCGGAACCACGACAACCGGTTCAACGAGTTCGAATTCGAAGCAGTGGTATCCTGACCGTGGCACGGTCAACGCCACGAAGGACCAGCTCAAGGCAATGCCACAGTTCAAGTACTAG